The following nucleotide sequence is from Fundulus heteroclitus isolate FHET01 chromosome 24, MU-UCD_Fhet_4.1, whole genome shotgun sequence.
AGTTTTTAAACAAGAGTTAGACGTTAAAATACCTCTTAAAGAAGACTGATACAGCAACCTTACACTTAGACTCAGTCTAAATTGTGACCCTATGGTgataaaactgaacttttaatGCTACGGCCCTTCAAACATGAGGACAAAACCACTTGGAAAATCCTATGAGAGGAGTGCAAAAAGCAGCCGGTGTCCCTGATGACCAGCCGTGCGTAGCCTTGTTTTCACGCGTTGGTTTCGTCTCCATACGGGCCGGCGCCGCCGCTTCAGGGCCACCGTTCCACCCGGTCAGAGGTTGATTCTGGGCAGCGCGTCCGCTCCACGCCGGCGCTCTGCAGTCCGTTCCTGTTCAGTTGTGGGCCGACTCGTCGAGGTGCGATCGATGCTCTGGTTTCCTCGCTAGCTCCTTTGGCGCCGGCTCAGCTGTTGCCTGTAAACCACAGCAGAGCAGAAATGAAGCGGCGATGGCGGGCGGAACGACGACGGCGGCTGAGCGCACTCACCCTCGTCGTCGGAGTCGAACCCGAACAGGTTGGAGCACTTCTGCTGCTGGCCgtggctctgcagctcctcggcgctcctgaacgtggagaagcaCTTGGCGCAGCGGTGCCTCTGCAGCGCCGCCTCCAGGCGGGCCGACTCGGGGACGTCGCGGCTGGACGGGCAGGGCGGCGCCTCCTTCCGGCGCTTCGGCATGGCGGTGTACTTCTCGTCCAGGTAGGCGGTGGGCGGCAGGCGCAGGTACGGCTTCTTGCCGTAGGCAGCGAGCGTCTTCTTACACGGCGTCCTGACGTCCTTCGTCCATCCCGTCCTGTCAGCAGACGGCGCCTCAGACGCGGCGCCGTCTGccccaggaggaggaggaggagcgtcTGCCTGCTCAGGTCTGGCAGACGCCTCGGCTGCCGGCTGGCTGGCCTCGTCACGCTTCTTCTTGGCCGCCTTCCTCGTCTTGTCCTTATCAacctctctgctcctcttgGCGGCCCTGCTGCTCTCAGACTTGTCGGAGGAGTTCGGCCTCCTGGGTTTGTCCGTCTTCTTAGCGCTCGGCTTGGTCGGCTCGGGGGCTGCGGGTGGAGCGGGGGTCAAAACGCTGGGCGGCGTGGATGGAGGGGAGGAGGCGTCAGACGCCTCCTTCCTCTTTCCTTTCTCGTCCAGAGTGCTCTTTATCAGCTTCTTTAATCCCTTCAGTATGCCCTCTGCTCCTGCAGCTTTGCTCGGCCGGTCCGGGTCTTTGGCCTCCACCGTGGACTTGGGGGGGATTTTAGCGCTTTCGTTGCTGCCTGCTTCTTTCTCCTTCGCCTTCTGACTGAGCCTCCTCTTCTCTGGCAGGACGTCGGCCTTCTCCTCCCTCCTGACGGCCGCCGTCTTCGACGTCGCCTCTGCTTTCGCTGCCGCCGGCTCCTCTGGGTCGGCGGGCGCGGGGCTAGAGGAGCCGGCCTCGGCTGAAGCTCGGCTTTTAGCGGGACGTTCAGCTTTAGCTGGAGTCTTTCTAGAAGCGGCGCTGGGTTTGTGGCGCGCCTCGGCGGCCCTTTTGTGCTCCTGAACCTTTCCGGCCTTGTTTCTCTTTGACCTGCTAGACTCTGAAGGCACGGCGTGGTTTCTGAGCGGCTTCTTGTCAGCAGCCTGCTTCTGTCTGGGGAGGCCAGGCTGCTTAGAGGAGGAGACCTGAGGCCTGCTGGGCACCTGGTTCCTCGCCACCCGCCTGGACTCTGATCCCCTCCCGTCGGCCTCCTCTCCTTTAGTCCTGGCGGTTTTGCTCAGCCTCGGAGGGCAGCGCCTCCTCTTCAGACTCCTGGTGGCCATCCTGACGCTCCTCAGCCGTAGCCGGCTCTTCACGTGGCGTCTGTGTCTCAGCGAGGACGAGACGCCTCTCTGGTTGTTGGCGGCCGGGTTTGGCGGCTGCAGCTTCCTGGTTTGCCTCAGCCTGAGGTTGATGGTCATGGGGGCAGGAGAGGAGGAGTCTTCCTCAGACGAGTCGGACTCTGTGCTTCTGTTTCTCCGTCTGGACGCGCCATCTCTACTTAGAGCGGCGTTTCTTTCTCGCTCTCTTAACCTGGCGGCGCCCTCTGAGCTCTGCGTTCTCTTCCCCTCCGGCTCGGCCGACTTGCCGTAGTGCTCCTTCTCGTGGAGGTTCAGCGCCCAGAGGCAGATGAAGAGCCGGGGGCATCCGGGCCGGCAGCACGCCGCCTGCAGGGGGCTGTGCTTCCTGGCGTGGCGCCTCATCTCGTTGCCGCTCTTGAACCGGGCGCCGCAGCCCCGGTGGGGGCAGGGGTGGCGGGGGGCGAGCCGGTGGCGCTCCACGTGGTGCTGGAAGTGCTCGAAGCTCCACATCACCCTCATGCAGATGCCGCACTTGCCGTTGCCCACGCGGAACGCCAGCTCCAGGGGCGTGGCGTCGCCGCCGTGGTTGTCCAGGACGTGGTAGAGGAGGCTGACCCGGTTCTTCAGCAGGTCCGCCGCCCAGGAGCAGCTCTTCACAGGACAGGAAACCCTCCGCTGCGGCTCCGCCTTCGCCCGCTCTGGCTCCGCCCGTTTCAGCTGTGACGACTCCCTCTTCTTCCTGCCGTCTTCTGGCGACGTCAGCGACTCCTCGGTGGTTTTACCCGTCGTCACGTCGTCGGGTTTGAGCCGCCTGCCGTCCTGAGACGCTCTGTGACGCTGCCGCACACGTTCCCGCTCCGGATCTTTCTTCAGCGCTTCGCATTTCTCCTTCCTGCCGATATGTCCGTTGACCCTGAGAACGGCTGCTTCCCCCGCGCCGCGCCTGGACGCCTGTTTTTCCTGTGAAGGCGTTCCACTCGTCTGCCTCTGCTCGGACCTTAAGGCTCTGGGTTCGGCTGCGTCTGCGGAGCTCTGAGGAGCCTCTGCAGATCTCCTGGGTCTCTCGTTAGCCGCCTTCGCTCTGGGCGTCGCCGTGGcgacagcggcggcggcggcctcTTCGGCCCGCAGCCTCTTCATTTTCTCTATGTGGTCGGAGAGGTGCATCATGGCCAGCAGGTCGTCCTTGAAGGCGGTTCTGCAGAAGGTGCACTCGTCCCGGCGGAAGTGGAACATGGCGTGCTCCACGACGCGGGCCCCCGTGAAGAGCTTGCTGCAGAAGCTGCAGTGATGCTCCAGCCGGGACTCCTCCGTCTCTGGCGCCGCCTCCGCGGGCTCGCTGCTCTCGGAGCCCTCTGAAGCAGCGTCCTGAGCTTTGGCGCTCGCTCTGCTAACCGGGGCGTCCACTGGAGGCGCCTCCTGCTCCTGCGTGGTGGAGCTAGAGGTAGCCGGAGCATCTTTGACCCGCAGACCTTTGGCCACGCGCTGCTGCTCCGTCTCCTGCTCAGACGCAGCGTCCGATTCTGTGGACCTACAGGAAGGAGCCGAGTCTGCCGCCGACTTGACTTCCTGCTCTGCGTGGATGAGAGCGGCGTCCTCTGACGGGGAGAGGAGAACGCCGTCTGGGCCGCTGATGGAGCTCGGCGCCGTGTCATCTGTGGATTTCCTGCGGCTCCTCGCCGCCTTTGAGAAGTGTGAGGCTGCAGCGTCTCTCGTTGGAGACACTTTGTCCAGGACTGACGCCGGCGAAGCGATGGTGACCTTCATCTCCACGGCCGGCTCCTCGAACGTTTCCGCGCCGCTCGCGTTCGGCGAGGCCGCCTCGGCTTCAGGGTGAGCGGAGGATTGCTCCGCGGCGCTCTGAGGAGACGTCTCGGCGGCGTGCGGCCCCCGCTCCCTGGGGACGGGCCTATCGCAGAGCTCCGACTCCTTAGTCGGGCTGACCTGCGCCGAGGAGCGCGTGATGGTGGACACGGAGCTGTGAAGGTTGGAGCCGTTGCCCTTCTGCCGGCGCGCGTAGCAGTGCAGCAGCTGGGCGAAGGTGGCGCCGTCCCGCGCCCTCAGCACCACCTCCTTGCCGTGGCCCGTCCTGGCGGGCGGGGGGCCGTCGGGAGGCCTGGGCTTGTAGAGCAGCACCTGGGGTAGCCTCCTGGGTTTGCTGCAGGCGTCGTCGCTGAACGTCTCCAGCAGCTCGTTGTCCGGCAGCGACAGCTCCAGGATGGCGTGCGGCGGGCTCGCCAGCGCCTCCGCGTCCAGAGGGAAGCCGTTCTGCCGCTCGGCGTTCTCCTTCGCCTTCGGCGGAGCGCCGGCCGGCGGCTTGAGCTTGGCGGCGCTCTTCACCGGCGGCCTCTGGGGCCTCTTCATGACGCAGGAGCGGAGGAGCCTCTGCTG
It contains:
- the LOC105917408 gene encoding uncharacterized protein LOC105917408 isoform X2, which translates into the protein MAEGSSVSGSEGLEKQLQSLLSRFSGDESGADSELFCADFCKAVEEHASHWSVPLPQLRILQIALHHFSQASAFLPTSCDSVQRTISSLALSVFELLLFFDQKDQQALEHFTATFQESHAVLAKYENVFLLHVERLLRHGGPWANAALQAILSESSLPQDEVDGYISSEPPVFLDLRVRYLTSCGRHSEAAALAKRCARHPAAGQLLFFLQVYLSWLLRTARHDLLHDEVADVGGKDALHLICSLEREVGDEALLVLSTSVLSQQLQRGDLHHLCDLVLVWTSLHRRVNTSKRALLEACRQLMLSATNVKSIFPFIRAVLEEVGEDGVQFCVELCANALRSCLPCDVLTKTLIYKTVAGLLPSDLDVCRVCALLVFFLERSVESYKTVYLLYMHPDQEYHVDDSPIGNNVRFETLQVLKKDLYFDPEFWNLMALRTSCLELMSEKVVSAALEEIMEDKWISKYCTRSSALRSVCQRGAAAKRRRQKEDRFCKRDSTAASKRLRMDAEKLRLNNHALRRRGGQSRREASAAPLRRSFWQLDRIHGSLTLRYDEHRRTTRFSERNLPKRKIKKPKWLLEDSGTLEIVPLKMKKNGLKQQRLLRSCVMKRPQRPPVKSAAKLKPPAGAPPKAKENAERQNGFPLDAEALASPPHAILELSLPDNELLETFSDDACSKPRRLPQVLLYKPRPPDGPPPARTGHGKEVVLRARDGATFAQLLHCYARRQKGNGSNLHSSVSTITRSSAQVSPTKESELCDRPVPRERGPHAAETSPQSAAEQSSAHPEAEAASPNASGAETFEEPAVEMKVTIASPASVLDKVSPTRDAAASHFSKAARSRRKSTDDTAPSSISGPDGVLLSPSEDAALIHAEQEVKSAADSAPSCRSTESDAASEQETEQQRVAKGLRVKDAPATSSSTTQEQEAPPVDAPVSRASAKAQDAASEGSESSEPAEAAPETEESRLEHHCSFCSKLFTGARVVEHAMFHFRRDECTFCRTAFKDDLLAMMHLSDHIEKMKRLRAEEAAAAAVATATPRAKAANERPRRSAEAPQSSADAAEPRALRSEQRQTSGTPSQEKQASRRGAGEAAVLRVNGHIGRKEKCEALKKDPERERVRQRHRASQDGRRLKPDDVTTGKTTEESLTSPEDGRKKRESSQLKRAEPERAKAEPQRRVSCPVKSCSWAADLLKNRVSLLYHVLDNHGGDATPLELAFRVGNGKCGICMRVMWSFEHFQHHVERHRLAPRHPCPHRGCGARFKSGNEMRRHARKHSPLQAACCRPGCPRLFICLWALNLHEKEHYGKSAEPEGKRTQSSEGAARLRERERNAALSRDGASRRRNRSTESDSSEEDSSSPAPMTINLRLRQTRKLQPPNPAANNQRGVSSSLRHRRHVKSRLRLRSVRMATRSLKRRRCPPRLSKTARTKGEEADGRGSESRRVARNQVPSRPQVSSSKQPGLPRQKQAADKKPLRNHAVPSESSRSKRNKAGKVQEHKRAAEARHKPSAASRKTPAKAERPAKSRASAEAGSSSPAPADPEEPAAAKAEATSKTAAVRREEKADVLPEKRRLSQKAKEKEAGSNESAKIPPKSTVEAKDPDRPSKAAGAEGILKGLKKLIKSTLDEKGKRKEASDASSPPSTPPSVLTPAPPAAPEPTKPSAKKTDKPRRPNSSDKSESSRAAKRSREVDKDKTRKAAKKKRDEASQPADAPPPPPGADGAASEAPSADRTGWTKDVRTPCKKTLAAYGKKPYLRLPPTAYLDEKYTAMPKRRKEAPPCPSSRDVPESARLEAALQRHRCAKCFSTFRSAEELQSHGQQQKCSNLFGFDSDDEGNS
- the LOC105917408 gene encoding microtubule-associated protein futsch isoform X1, producing the protein MAEGSSVSGSEGLEKQLQSLLSRFSGDESGADSELFCADFCKAVEEHASHWSVPLPQLRILQIALHHFSQASAFLPTSCDSVQRTISSLALSVFELLLFFDQKDQQALEHFTATFQESHAVLAKYENVFLLHVERLLRHGGPWANAALQAILSESSLPQDEVDGYISSEPPVFLDLRVRYLTSCGRHSEAAALAKRCARHPAAGQLLFFLQVYLSWLLRTARHDLLHDEVADVGGKDALHLICSLEREVGDEALLVLSTSVLSQQLQRGDLHHLCDLVLVWTSLHRRVNTSKRALLEACRQLMLSATNVKSIFPFIRAVLEEVGEDGVQFCVELCANALRSCLPCDVLTKTLIYKTVAGLLPSDLDVCRVCALLVFFLERSVESYKTVYLLYMHPDQEYHVDDSPIGNNVRFETLQVLKKDLYFDPEFWNLMALRTSCLELMSEKVVSAALEEIMEDKWISKYCTRSSALRSVCQRGAAAKRRRQKEDRFCKRDSTAASKRLRMDAEKLRLNNHALRRRGGQSRREASAAPLRRSFWQLDRIHGSLTLRYDEHRRTTRFSERNLPKRKIKKPKWLLEDSGTLEIVPLKMKKNGLKQQRLLRSCVMKRPQRPPVKSAAKLKPPAGAPPKAKENAERQNGFPLDAEALASPPHAILELSLPDNELLETFSDDACSKPRRLPQVLLYKPRPPDGPPPARTGHGKEVVLRARDGATFAQLLHCYARRQKGNGSNLHSSVSTITRSSAQVSPTKESELCDRPVPRERGPHAAETSPQSAAEQSSAHPEAEAASPNASGAETFEEPAVEMKVTIASPASVLDKVSPTRDAAASHFSKAARSRRKSTDDTAPSSISGPDGVLLSPSEDAALIHAEQEVKSAADSAPSCRSTESDAASEQETEQQRVAKGLRVKDAPATSSSTTQEQEAPPVDAPVSRASAKAQDAASEGSESSEPAEAAPETEESRLEHHCSFCSKLFTGARVVEHAMFHFRRDECTFCRTAFKDDLLAMMHLSDHIEKMKRLRAEEAAAAAVATATPRAKAANERPRRSAEAPQSSADAAEPRALRSEQRQTSGTPSQEKQASRRGAGEAAVLRVNGHIGRKEKCEALKKDPERERVRQRHRASQDGRRLKPDDVTTGKTTEESLTSPEDGRKKRESSQLKRAEPERAKAEPQRRVSCPVKSCSWAADLLKNRVSLLYHVLDNHGGDATPLELAFRVGNGKCGICMRVMWSFEHFQHHVERHRLAPRHPCPHRGCGARFKSGNEMRRHARKHSPLQAACCRPGCPRLFICLWALNLHEKEHYGKSAEPEGKRTQSSEGAARLRERERNAALSRDGASRRRNRSTESDSSEEDSSSPAPMTINLRLRQTRKLQPPNPAANNQRGVSSSLRHRRHVKSRLRLRSVRMATRSLKRRRCPPRLSKTARTKGEEADGRGSESRRVARNQVPSRPQVSSSKQPGLPRQKQAADKKPLRNHAVPSESSRSKRNKAGKVQEHKRAAEARHKPSAASRKTPAKAERPAKSRASAEAGSSSPAPADPEEPAAAKAEATSKTAAVRREEKADVLPEKRRLSQKAKEKEAGSNESAKIPPKSTVEAKDPDRPSKAAGAEGILKGLKKLIKSTLDEKGKRKEASDASSPPSTPPSVLTPAPPAAPEPTKPSAKKTDKPRRPNSSDKSESSRAAKRSREVDKDKTRKAAKKKRDEASQPAAEASARPEQADAPPPPPGADGAASEAPSADRTGWTKDVRTPCKKTLAAYGKKPYLRLPPTAYLDEKYTAMPKRRKEAPPCPSSRDVPESARLEAALQRHRCAKCFSTFRSAEELQSHGQQQKCSNLFGFDSDDEGNS